The Agarilytica rhodophyticola genome has a window encoding:
- a CDS encoding RidA family protein, with amino-acid sequence MPNKAVIHTEDAPQAIGTYSQAVKASDTVYLSGQIPLDPSTMTLVEGDFRAQAVQVFKNLEAVCKAANGTLNDLVKLNIYLTDLNNFAIVNEVMGEFIKEPYPARAAIGVSELPKGSLVEADGIMVI; translated from the coding sequence ATGCCAAATAAAGCGGTTATACATACAGAAGATGCGCCACAAGCCATTGGCACATATTCTCAAGCTGTGAAAGCTAGTGATACAGTTTATTTGTCTGGACAAATTCCTTTAGACCCTTCCACCATGACATTAGTAGAAGGGGATTTCCGCGCGCAGGCGGTGCAGGTTTTCAAAAATCTAGAAGCCGTATGTAAAGCAGCAAACGGAACCCTAAATGACCTAGTAAAGCTCAATATTTACCTGACAGATCTCAATAACTTTGCCATAGTAAATGAAGTGATGGGGGAATTTATTAAAGAGCCCTACCCAGCTAGAGCGGCAATAGGCGTCAGCGAATTACCGAAGGGCTCACTCGTTGAAGCTGACGGAATCATGGTAATTTAA